A single genomic interval of Mangifera indica cultivar Alphonso chromosome 5, CATAS_Mindica_2.1, whole genome shotgun sequence harbors:
- the LOC123216270 gene encoding multicopper oxidase LPR1-like, which translates to MAKTLVLCFIFSALFGAVIASGFTEEDRLIEPTQLEKFVDELPDMPRIQGFEAVNGLLKPKLLNIGMFMKKWKFHRDLPPGPVFAYGTSKQAASVPGPTIEALRGTDTYVTWQNHLPSKHILPWDPTILTAIPSTKKGIPTVVHLHAAIDEPESDGNPNSWFTVGFEETGPTWSKKTYHYRNLQQPGNLWYHDHAMGLTRVNLLAGLSGAYIIRDHDVEAPFELPSGDEFDRPLIVFDRSFRTDGTIYMNSTGNNPSIHPQWRPEYFGDTIIVNGKVWPRMQVRRRKYRFRILNACNARYLRLFFTNGLGFTHVASDSTYLEQPVTTNETLLAPSEIADVVVDFSMSNSDFAILSNTAPYPFPSGQPVNEANSKIMKFIIRKDHENDTWRMPSKLIKYPSPELSSASHTRYIVMNQYVSDTNKSTHFLINGKSYEEPVTESPVVGSSEVWNVINLTPDNHPFHIHLGLFVVLDQTELVEMEEFKACMMKLNDAINCHASKYASGKKKAVPAHEKGWKNVYKIMPGYMTTILVRFSYIHSNVTYPFDATAEPGYVYHCHILGHEDNEMMRPLKLINKKAERNNIDVTWFIIYRKRLIGLLEKFLNMM; encoded by the exons ATGGCGAAAACTCTGGTGCTTTGCTTCATATTTTCTGCTTTATTTGGAGCTGTAATCGCTTCAGGTTTTACAGAAGAAGACAGGCTAATAGAGCCAACCCAGTTGGAGAAGTTCGTTGACGAGCTTCCGGATATGCCCAGAATCCAAGGTTTTGAGGCGGTCAATGGCCTTCTGAAACCAAAATTACTCAACATTGGCATGTTCATGAAGAAATGG AAGTTTCACAGAGACCTTCCACCAGGCCCAGTGTTTGCTTACGGTACATCAAAGCAAGCAGCTTCTGTTCCTGGTCCAACGATCGAGGCCCTCCGTGGTACTGACACATATGTGACGTGGCAGAATCACCTCCCTTCAAAACACATACTTCCGTGGGACCCGACAATCCTCACCGCCATTCCATCAACCAAGAAGGGCATCCCTACCGTGGTGCACCTCCATGCCGCCATCGATGAACCCGAGAGTGATGGAAACCCAAACTCATGGTTCACCGTTGGATTCGAAGAAACGGGACCCACCTGGTCCAAGAAAACTTATCACTACCGCAACTTGCAACAGCCAGGAAATTTATGGTACCATGATCACGCCATGGGTTTGACTCGAGTCAACTTATTGGCTGGCTTGAGTGGGGCCTACATTATCCGTGATCATGACGTGGAAGCCCCATTTGAACTTCCCAGTGGTGATGAGTTCGATCGACCGTTGATCGTGTTTGATCGTAGCTTCCGTACGGATGGTACAATATACATGAATTCCACTGGAAATAATCCCTCTATTCATCCACAGTGGCGACCCGAGTATTTTGGCGACACAATAATAGTGAACGGAAAAGTGTGGCCACGTATGCAAGTACGACGTCGTAAATACAGGTTCCGTATACTGAACGCTTGCAATGCtagatatttgagattattcttcACCAACGGTCTGGGATTCACCCACGTGGCGTCTGACTCAACGTATCTTGAACAGCCCGTCACGACCAACGAGACCCTGCTGGCACCATCTGAGATTGCCGACGTGGTCGTTGATTTTTCAATGTCAAATTCCGATTTTGCCATTTTGTCAAATACTGCACCTTATCCTTTCCCATCGGGTCAACCCGTCAATGAAGCCAACAGTAAGATCATGAAATTCATCATAAGGAAAGATCACGAGAATGACACATGGCGCATGCCCAGCAAGTTGATAAAATACCCTTCACCTGAATTATCCAGTGCATCGCACACACGGTACATTGTTATGAACCAGTACGTCAGTGACACTAACAAGTCtactcattttttaatcaaCGGAAAATCGTATGAAGAGCCGGTGACTGAATCTCCTGTAGTCGGGTCCAGCGAAGTGTGGAATGTGATCAATCTGACGCCAGATAATCATCCATTTCACATTCATTTGGGATTGTTTGTAGTATTGGATCAGACGGAGCTGGTAGAAATGGAGGAGTTTAAAGCGTGCATGATGAAGCTCAACGATGCAATCAACTGCCACGCAAGTAAATATGCAAGTGGCAAGAAGAAAGCAGTGCCAGCACACGAGAAGGGATGGAAGAACGTCTACAAGATAATGCCTGGATATATGACGACGATACTGGTGAGATTTTCTTATATACATTCAAATGTAACATATCCCTTCGATGCAACTGCTGAGCCTGGCTACGTATACCATTGCCAC ATCCTGGGTCACGAAGACAATGAAATGATGAGGCCGCTGAAGCTTATCAACAAGAAGGCTGAAAGAAATAATATTGATGTTACTTGGTTTATAATTTATAGGAAAAGATTAATAGGTTTATTAGAAAAGTTTCTCAATATGATGTAA
- the LOC123217585 gene encoding multicopper oxidase LPR1-like — protein sequence MASKHITLLVYFLFIASSSRGQNELIAPSQLEMFVDEVPDMPKIQGFDLVNGVPNPKFLNIGMFKTQWKFHRDLPPTPVFAFGTSELTATVPGPTIEAIHGIDTYVTWENHLPSEHILPWDPTIPTAIPHSKKGVPTVVHLHGGIDEPASDGHANAWFTAGFAEKGPTWTNQTYRYRNMQQPGNLWYHDHAVGLTRVNLLAGLIGAYIIRDQLVEAPLGLPNGDEFDRTLFVFDRSFRRDGTIYMNATGNNPSIHPQWRPEYFADVIVVNGKAWPSMTVRRRKYRFRIINACNARFFRFFFTNGLGFIHVASDSAYLRKPVATNETILAPAEIADVIVDFSQSKSDFAILVNDAPYPYPSGNPVNEFNGKVMKFVIKKTREIDTWHVPSKLINYPSPNLSSASQTRYIAMYEYTSDNGQPTHLLINGKSFDQPATETPKAGTSEVWNVINLTGDNHPLHIHIGLFAVIDQTELVNLTVFKTCMTNLNDAIKCNISMYARGNKVVVPTHEQGWKNVYKIMPGYVTKIVVRFSYIHSNAPYPFDATAEPGYVYHCHILDHEDNTMIRPLKFIKY from the exons ATGGCTTCTAAGCACATAACATTACTTGTTTATTTTCTGTTCATAGCTTCGTCTTCAAGAGGACAAAATGAACTCATAGCTCCATCCCAGTTGGAGATGTTCGTTGATGAGGTCCCAGATATGCCTAAAATCCAAGGTTTCGACCTTGTCAATGGCGTCCCCAACCCCAAGTTTCTCAATATCGGCATGTTCAAGACGCAATGG AAATTCCATAGAGATCTTCCTCCAACCCCAGTGTTTGCCTTCGGGACATCAGAGCTCACAGCAACTGTACCTGGTCCAACAATCGAGGCCATCCATGGCATTGACACGTACGTGACGTGGGAAAATCACCTCCCTTCAGAGCACATCCTTCCATGGGACCCAACTATCCCCACTGCCATTCCCCACTCAAAGAAGGGTGTTCCTACTGTGGTGCACCTCCATGGAGGCATCGATGAACCCGCAAGTGATGGCCACGCAAACGCCTGGTTCACCGCTGGATTTGCAGAAAAGGGTCCCACGTGGACGAATCAAACTTATCGTTATCGAAACATGCAACAGCCGGGGAATTTATGGTATCATGATCATGCCGTGGGACTGACACGTGTCAATTTATTGGCTGGCTTGATTGGTGCCTACATCATCCGTGATCAACTTGTGGAGGCTCCACTTGGACTCCCTAATGGTGATGAATTTGATCGAACGTTGTTTGTCTTTGATCGTAGCTTTCGTAGGGACGGTACGATATACATGAATGCCACTGGAAATAATCCCTCCATACATCCACAGTGGCGACCTGAATATTTTGCTGATGTAATAGTGGTAAACGGGAAGGCTTGGCCGAGTATGACAGTACGACGTCGTAAATACAGATTCCGGATAATTAACGCCTGCAATGCTAGATTCTTTAGATTCTTCTTCACCAATGGTTTAGGATTCATCCACGTGGCATCTGATTCAGCATATCTTAGAAAACCTGTGGCGACCAATGAGACCATCCTGGCTCCAGCTGAGATTGCTGATGTGATAGTTGATTTTTCACAGTCAAAGTCCGATTTTGCCATTTTGGTCAATGATGCACCCTATCCGTACCCATCCGGAAACCCGGTTAATGAATTTAATGGTAAGGTGATGAagtttgttataaaaaaaactcGCGAGATTGACACATGGCACGTACCTAGTAAGTTGATAAACTATCCGTCACCTAATTTATCCAGTGCATCACAAACACGATACATTGCTATGTACGAGTATACAAGTGACAATGGTCAGCCAACTCATCTTCTCATCAACGGAAAATCATTTGATCAACCGGCAACTGAAACACCTAAAGCTGGGACCAGCGAGGTGTGGAATGTGATTAATCTGACGGGTGATAATCACCCATTACACATTCACATTGGATTGTTTGCAGTAATAGATCAAACAGAGTTGGTTAACTTGACAGTGTTCAAGACATGCATGACAAATTTGAACGATGCAATCAAGTGCAACATAAGTATGTATGCACGTGGCAACAAGGTAGTAGTGCCAACACATGAGCAAGGATGGAAGAATGTGTACAAGATCATGCCTGGATATGTGACAAAGATAGTAGTGAGATTTTCTTACATACACTCAAATGCACCATATCCTTTCGATGCAACAGCAGAGCCGGGTTACGTGTATCATTGCCAT ATATTGGATCATGAAGACAATACGATGATAAGGCCCCTTAAGTTCATAAAGTATTAA